The Gossypium hirsutum isolate 1008001.06 chromosome A13, Gossypium_hirsutum_v2.1, whole genome shotgun sequence nucleotide sequence AATGGTAAACCGGGCTGAGAGACAAGCCTTGTTGCTTGCACAACAGCCAACAGAGAAAAAAAGCTAAATTCATGCCTAATATTAGGTTCGTTGTTAATCAAAACCTGACTTGGTCGGACATGGGTATGTGTCCGCAATGGGTATGTTATTTTTTCCCTCCTAATATTTCTACATATTTGGAGGATCCTTGGAACATCATATTCCGATACCCTTATCCGGATATGTGTCGGACATGAAGAGTTGGAGCAACATAGATTACAATTGAGCTTTAGCTCATATATTTGCAGGGTGCCAGTAGCTATGttcattcattttctcttttAGTGAATGTAGCTTATCAGTTTGCTTATTTTGGCTTGATATTTGCTTCATGTTTAGCTTTGAGGCTTATATTGAAAACAATTTAAATTTACCGTCTCAAACATGAAATCAATGAGTTGAACTAAGCATAAGTTCCATCAGAGTTGTTTTAGCTCTAGCTAGCTAATTATGTCATTTGTGCCGAGTTTGACTCTTCTGACTTTAGTTGTTTGGGCTGACATAGAAAGTCTGCTATTCTGTTTTAGAATGCTCATTGTGCACGTTGGAGccaattaagagttaaagaaaGTAAAAATACTGCAGATTAGAATGGTAGTCTCACTGGAACATTAAGGAGGCTGTTAGATTCGGGTTGCTTGGCGTTCGACATATTGCTTATGGTCCATTAGTAGACCTCTTTCCACATTTGGATTCTCAATGAATATTGTCTatgttttgatttttcatttatGTTTACCTTTTCCTTAACTGTAGTTTCATGCTTCTGAAATCTGTTATTTTAAACCCTTGGTTGAAAGAAAAAGCTCATTagccaaaacaaaaaaatatgaaatcctTAGTATTTCATGTGTTTCCTTTGTTTTCTGATTTGGAATTGTTAGCTTATAGATATGCAACACTTCTACAAGAATTTACTGCAAAATTATGCTCAAAAGAGAAATGTTAGCCGACCTGTATATTCTTGTGAGGTTGAGGGTCCACCTCATGCAAGTCGCTTTAGGTGCAAGGTCACTATTGATGAGAAAACCTATGAGGGTTTGGAGTTTTTTCCAACAATAAAGGAAGCTGAACATGCAGCTGCAAGAGTTGCATTATCATGTTTGGCACCAGATGCTATTGAAGAAGTCCAGGTTACTGATTAATGGAGTGTTTTTCCCTTTGTTGTTTTATgcatttatgatattttttaaaatgttcagTTGTGAATCTCTAGAGCTTGAGTTTTTTccctttgtatattttttttcttcctcaGGAAGACTCTAGCTTATTCAAGAACCTTTTGCAAGAATTAATGCAGAAGGAAGGTTGTCCTCTACCAGTTTACACCACAACTAGATCTGGAGAAGCCCATGCATCAATGTTTGTTTCCAGTGTTGAGGTGAAAGGAGAGGCTTTCACTGGACAGGGAGCAAGATCCAAAAAGCAAGCTGAGTTTTTGGCAGCAAAAGTTGCATACACTAAGCTTAAAGAGTGTACGTCTTCTAACCTActcattttttttttatcaaaaagcaaagagagaaaaaagaaagatcCTTTGTCACCAATTTGTTGATTGTCAAGCATGTTCTGTTCGAACTGAATGGTGAATTGACTTTTGGAAGACATGGGAAATACAATTTGTTTGACATGTTTACTCTAAGGGCATAAATTTTTGAGTGCCATGGCATGCAATTCTCAATTTTATTGTATTGGTAGTAGAGAAAGATGATCTGTGTATCATGTGCTTGCTAGTACGAAACTgaaatatcatttataatactATGGATTAATTTTCCGGGATAGATGAGATTTTAAGTCTAAAATTTTCTCTCTAAATGGAGCTTGGTAACAAGTTTCTGAAACCCCATGTGTTTCCTGTTCTGGGACCACAAGGTTTTTATGAGCCTGGagatttgtaattttataatctTTTGAGTTTTATTTGTATCAATATGTTAATCTCTGGCCTGTGTATATGAGTGAGTGTTATGGTCGGTTCTGAAATTTTCCCTCTAGTCCTGAGTAAATATAGTCCTTAAaactttgctttcattttcagGCAAGTCAAATAAGGTCTCAACAAACATAACTCCGGCCTACCATGAGCAGGAAGTGCATGTGGTCTCATCTTCCCACTCGCCAACAAATGTCAATGCTGGTACTGAACAAAATCTTGGATCCAAATCTGGTTCATTGCTTAATTCAAGCTCAACTTTAGGGGCAGATCGGCAGGATGATGGAGGTCATTTTTCTTATGGAAACTTCTATCCTTTAATATCCAATTAAATTATAAGTATATGGTTGACAAGTTCCTCAAATTGCATGCCAATAATTTTTATTGGTTCCTTAGCTTTGTAATGGTTCATCTTTTCTAGAAGCTTTTATGTTTGCGATGGCTGATAGCCAGCGTTGATATAAGTTAGTTCTTCAATTTCTAGGTAGATAGACCGTCAAAGCCTACATAAAACGGGTACATTGAGAAGCAAATAACAATTTTCGTTAGTAGATATGATTATTGTTACTCTGACTCTCTGTTTTTTATGAAGTCCCTATGTTCGAACAACTGTGTCCAACATGGTTATATGAGGATATAATTCCTTTGAAGATCATATCTTTGTGAGATATAAACGACACTCACAAGTGACATGCTATCATGTACgttttttatttgtttgcatgGAAGGGGCGTGGGAGAGGCAGGTGCCTTTTcccaaaaatggtaaatttattgttTAGATCTTTTAAAAATGGTaagaaattaagttaaaaaactagtaaaattgtattttgtctCTCTGGCTCTAGAAGAAATTTCGGATTTCGCCCCCTGATGAATGCAAACATGCGTGCAGACGCAAACCTACTTTTCACATTTGAATAGAGTGAATCTATTCATCTTTGGTAGTCAAACTGTTTGGCAAGCTGTCTGAATATTAGCATCTGACGTATATTTTGTTAAAGCCATGTTCCTTGTAACATTTCTCGTGGACTGATTGCAGTTAATGTAACATTTATGGATCATCACTCAGCTCAATTCCCACAACCAGAGATGACTACTGATTGGGAAAGTAGTCCATCCTCACTGATTTTGTCTGATCAACCTCTGCCGGAAGATAACCCCTCAACAGCTAATATTCCGTCTAATCACTGGGTGACAACAAATTTAGTTGAGGATTCAATGAAGCAGCATGTTGAAATGAGTAGCATATCTTGCAACAGGATCATAGTTCGTCCACGGGTACCGAACATGAAGTTTCCTGCAGGTAGCACTGTTCTGCCAATGAGTGACAACGTTTGGGTTGCCGTACAGCTTGGATCTGAACCAAACCAGTGACTTCCAATGAACCTAATATTTACGGTTTAAGCGATCAGGTTCTTAACTAGAATTATGAGCTCTGAAGAGTTttcatatgtatgtatttatttgtTTGCAACCATAAATTTGCTCATGACTTGGACAAGACATGAGATGAGTACGCtctttttaagttattaataaaataaaataagatcgTATCCCATATATTCTAAATTTGGATAACTTAATGTTTTGGCAATGCCTCATGTCTGAAGGGATAGGAAATTCATgattcttttttattaattttcttctaaaataaaTGTTTACCTGTTTGATGTTTGTTATCTTTTCAGCAATTTGTTCAATGATACATCGTTTGATTGCTAAGGCAAAGTTAAAATGATCTAATAACATTAGGAATAAGTAGTCCAGTGTTTGGTAGGGTAAAAGTAGTAGTCTAGTGTTTGGTTATTGATGGGATAAAAGTGAGTCATATTATGTTTTGTTAACTTTATTAAAAAatggataattaatttttatatgttaaattaatctttatatattaaatagagtaaattgattatttttgttaaaaaaatcatctatctatattgttaaaaattgaagTGGTTGATGGAATAGTAAACAAGTGACGTGGTGTCACGTGCATTTTATGTTGATATACTAGGATCATCTTTTAAAAGTAGAATTGAAagtaatttttaatagaaaaatcattttgctctttgattttatgtaatattaatttacccattttttaagtGGGATggataaaaatgtaatttgactaAGCTTGAACGCTTGTCATCGGGCTAGACCTTTTGTTTGGCAAATCGCGTGGCTTTAGGCGATTTCTTGGATTTAAATCTGACTAAGTTTTACTCTTGAAAATTGAGAATTCTTGCAGAAATTCTCAAAGTCACTGAAGCAAAGcggaaacaaactctgaaaagGAAGAAGCTACGGACAAAGCAAAGCCACAAAAAGAGAatgcacaccaagtgtttgagaAAATGCTCTCAATATATTAACTCAGAAAGAAGGGGGAGACCTCTAGTTGTAGTTGAGCTCTCCTACATCCAATGGTACATATCGAATTACATTAATGACTAAAATTAGTTCCCATCTATAATGAgagagtcctaagggatttaaattCTATACATGTTTATCCTTTAGGATTTACAAGAATTGTCCTAGTAAAACACAATTCACTGGAGTGTTTCAATTCAACCAAGATTCAAGTAGATAGGCTTATGCTTATATTCCACAAATCGGGCCAGTCCAAGTGGGTCGAATGAGCCCCATCTCATTTGTTGACCTCTATGGGATATTCCATACGTATTTGTTATGAGCTTTGATTTGTGGCTTGTGACATTCTCCCTCGCCCATTTTCGCGACGCCCTCATCGCGTCTTCGAAATGACATTGATTTCACTCGTCTTGGAACAATCTCGATGCCTCGACTGATTCTCAACTAGTCTCTTTGTTGGGTAGTTTCACTCATCAGAAGATTTGACTTGGCTTATGTCTCTGTCGTCGCCTAACTTAAACTGTATTTCTCTCTTGTAAATTTCAATCGTAAGAGGCCACCACTCTTACTTGCCCCCATTGTGACTTGCCTCGATTGAGATCCTCTTGATTTGCACAAATAAGTTTAGGTATGCCCACATTGAACACAGGGTTCATCTTAAGTCTAGTTGCTAACTCTGGTTTGTAATCCCCTCAGCTTACTTTAGAACTTAGCTTGTCTTGCAGGAATGCACTGCACTCCTTCGTCAAGGCTACTATCTCAAACTCTCCAAGACTTCTCTTTTTGGACAGAATGTCCTTAATACATTTAATGCAATTTGGCATTTTCTCAAGGGCTTCCACTAACAGAACATTGATATGAAGTTTCTTGATTACGTCTAAAAACTTCTTGAAGTGGACTTCTTGCTTtcgtttttgaagtttttgaggGTGGGGTGGTGAAGGATTCTTAACTTGTGCTTGGCAATTCTTTTACGACGTTTTTTCTGCATTTGACATAGgtgttagtttatcagaattgACTGGTTTAGGGTTTAACTCATCAGATTTCACAGAATCTGGTTTCTGTAAAATTGGagtttcaacacttggttgaacttcttCTTTATCTTGAGCATCAGTGGAACCATCTTCAATCTTGACAACTTTGGGCTTTAATGTCcttcttgtaacaccctttactcgaCCCGATTACCAAATCCAAGTATTGGATGCCATAACAATCTGAATAACTTAACACATATCTATTTTGATATTAATACATACTTAGACAACTTATGCCTTCAAATTACTCCCTGAATCTATACACATGATACGAACTTGTTTCGGTGATGATTCGAGTCATTTAgattgcccaatcgtgaatttgagtaagacTTGGTTTGTTTCAAAAGgaatggaaaatatagaaaatggCTACAAACAAAGGTTGAAAAAAAGATAATTAAGCAATGGATAGGAAATTTGGCTAACAAAAGAATTAAAAGGATAATTGATAGATTGGGTGGAATGGAAAATAGAACTCAAGCATACTATAAAGAGTATTgacccgggacttatattgcttaaggtgaaaaaTGATAAAGgtagatggaccttgacccgttacctaaaGAGGTAGGAACCACAGGTAtaatgaacgccacaccaaaagaTGATAAGTTCGGTTTACAAAGGAAAGttgacgccacaagctatgcttgataagcaAGTCAGACCCAGAAAGAACTATGAGAATTGGAAATCTCACAAAAGAACACTTGT carries:
- the LOC107893770 gene encoding double-stranded RNA-binding protein 1; protein product: MYKSRLQELCQKKVWRLPEYNVTKQGQDHNPRFEATVDVNGMSFQSQNPAKSSKEAQNDAAYLAFLHFTAPPLPHPGSSNAIANFDSNTANRSLQPERQEACQDSHLSDCASICNDNEKFKDMQHFYKNLLQNYAQKRNVSRPVYSCEVEGPPHASRFRCKVTIDEKTYEGLEFFPTIKEAEHAAARVALSCLAPDAIEEVQEDSSLFKNLLQELMQKEGCPLPVYTTTRSGEAHASMFVSSVEVKGEAFTGQGARSKKQAEFLAAKVAYTKLKECKSNKVSTNITPAYHEQEVHVVSSSHSPTNVNAGTEQNLGSKSGSLLNSSSTLGADRQDDGVNVTFMDHHSAQFPQPEMTTDWESSPSSLILSDQPLPEDNPSTANIPSNHWVTTNLVEDSMKQHVEMSSISCNRIIVRPRVPNMKFPAGSTVLPMSDNVWVAVQLGSEPNQ